From the genome of Parasteatoda tepidariorum isolate YZ-2023 unplaced genomic scaffold, CAS_Ptep_4.0 HiC_scaffold_13782, whole genome shotgun sequence:
TACAGCCTTTGACACAAGAGCTACCACTCCTTTATCTTCCCCACTCATGTTTTTGCCTCCATCAGTTGTAATACATTTCAAGTTTTTCCATCGAAGGTTCCTTTGATTAATGGCCATTTCAactcctttaaaaatatctgtaccAGTAGTTGTGCCATGAATACTATACACATCAAGAAGTTCTTCATGCACTTCATAGCTTTTATCTACTCCTCGAATATAAATCAACACCTGAGCAGTATCTGACACATCCGTTGACTCATCCAAGGCCAAAGAAAACCACTCAACATGTCCATTTGTACAGCCAACAGTTGAGAGGATATATTTTCAGCGATGTTTTCCACCCTTCGAGCCACAGTGTTTGCTGACATACtgacagtttttaataaatttaccttTTCAGGGCACATTTCTTCGGCTACTGCAATTATGCATTCTTTGATCATTTCTCCATCGGTGAAAGATTTTCCACGTTTTACAATTTCAAGAGCCGCACGAAAGCTGGCACGAGTTGCAGCCTCTTGTTCAGTTTTGAGTTT
Proteins encoded in this window:
- the LOC122273976 gene encoding protein FAM200A-like; this translates as MKCGLKSQQSSFTKLKTEQEAATRASFRAALEIVKRGKSFTDGEMIKECIIAVAEEMCPEKVNLLKTVSMSANTVARRVENIAENISSQLLAVQMDMLSGFLWPWMSQRMCQILLSIHGTTTGTDIFKGVEMAINQRNLRWKNLKCITTDGGKNMSGEDKGVVALVSKAVENDCGSKPLVLHCIIHQQSLCGKCFDMSEVLKPVISTVNFIRSFGLNHRQFRQFIAEIGEND